A window of Globicephala melas chromosome 2, mGloMel1.2, whole genome shotgun sequence genomic DNA:
AGCAAGAACaccataaatattaaatgaatgaataagtgtacTGAAGTAAGAAGACCTGGTGGGTTTAGAAATAATTCTGACAATTGGCAGATGCCTTAAAGGTATGTGAGAATGTTTATTCCTTACCAACAATGagtataaatgtttgttttaacagtataaatttttgttttaaatgtttaacttATAGATCTTTGCAGATCTATAAGtaaatatgttatctcattttaataTAGTATTCTCTGattaataataaagtatttttctcttttttaaaaaaaaaataattctggagGGAAGTAATGCAGTTCTGAACTGACATGGCAATACTAAGAAGGGGCAGTTGGGTATTAATTAGGAAATCATAGTGGAAACACAACCTATAAAACATGATCAAAGAGTGTCAACAGGGAAAAGGGAAACCACACTCCATCTcagatgggacttgaacccacgatCCCTGACTTTAGGAGGGACCtcgaacccactgtcttttaattgaaaccACTCACCTAGTATaggacttactgaagctcaggttcttttgtCTCTTTGCAGAAAAGGCAAAGTGGCAGGTGAAGAGTGGGTTTATTAGCATACATAGGTCGCTTGTGAGAGATACAAACAGGCAGGCAAGGCAGCCCCAAGAACAAAGAGGgctatatttttataatcaaacaaaacgtggggaggggagaagaccaccttcttcctcacttTTTGGTAGATGTCAAggtgatagggacagagtaaaggaacaaagtaggtaattaaatagttaatcccactaaGGGATTGTAAGTAGATAAAAAAGTATCagagacccctgtaagttaacgattactcaagaaagcaggtttgcttaaccacaaaaccaagcagtCTTGCTTAGCAATAAAACCATGCAACAGGagcatgagacatgccccaaaacaataaaacaatggtggtatgagacccacatcctgtccagtgagctcagtaagttatTGATTCCTAGGACATGCTCCTCTgggcacattaaaaacaaaaatatatgggcttccctggtggcgcagtggctgggagtctgcctgtgggtgcaggggacgcgggttcgtgccccggtccgggaagattccacatgccgcggagcggctgggcccgtgagccatggccgctgagcctgcgcgtccggagcatgtgctccgcaatgggagaggccacaacagtgagaggcccacgtaccacaaaaaaaataataaagaaagaaagaaagggtgaCGTTATACTGAAACCTGAAATGATTTAACCATTTTTAGCATATGTTACTGCCTTTTTGCTTATTTCCATTGTGCCATGACAGTCCTGgcttgaccatgtagggacaagaaaagTCCCCCAACCGACATGGAGGAGGAACTGATGATGAAAGTGTGACGCCcaacttttcctttgattataaaaccaTAGCCCACTAAGTTCTCGGGGTGCagcaccctctctccctcctgcttataagcctcacaagcatcctattctaataaatcacttatCTATCACTTTACccctctctgaattctttcttccaTGAGACAGAAAGAACTGGAGCTCCTCGGAGCCCCCTAGAGGTTTCAAAGGCTTACATCGTAAGTTCCTCCTTTGACCCTATATGGTCTAATTGGGATGGTCATGGAActatttaagtaaaatatatattagcaAAACGGTGGTAATGTATACTAAAATACGGTCATTCATCTCAGGTTTTGGTATAATGTCCCCTTTCACctagtttctttcccctttcacctATATTCCTGTCTTGGCTACATGCAGAAATGCAACCCTTTAAGGACCACTAACTCCCTGACTTTATGTGACAAGATTCAGACTCCATATCTACCGTCTTGTGTTTTAACTATCAGGGTTTGTGGCTTGAGTGTGCCTGGCACTTGGATGCATCTGGTCTTCCTTCAAGTTAAGAGTAGATTGTTGCTAGATAACTGGATTCTTTTCTTGAGTGGTCATTAGCTTACAAGAGTCTCCCAAACTCCGTTaaaatttcctttctgtctttaatcCCCTGGTGAGATTTCTAACCTAACTAATTATCCTACTCTAACCCTATCAAAAGCAGCACTATAAAGGTCTAATTCTTAGGTGTATATTTGTTAACTATATagctttatttagtttttttttaatttaatttatttatttatgtctgcattgggtctttgtcgctgtgcgcaggctttctccagttgcggcgagcgggggctactcttcgttgcggtgcgcaggcttctcattgtgatggcttctcttgttgcagagcatgggctctaggtgtgtgggcttcagtagttgtggagtgcaagctctagagcacaggttcagtatttgtggcacacgggctcagcagctcctcagcacgtgggatcttccctgaccagggttcgaaccccgtgtcccctgcatggtcaggcggattctaaaccactgcaccaccagggaagccccagctttatTTAGTTTAGATGAAATCTACCATTAAAAAAACCAGCTCCAAGATCTGGTCCCAACGTGCTAGGGCAGACAAGTCTACACTGTCCATAGATTGTGACCTCTCTCTTTAAGAACATGATGACATTTGATTTTACTAGCTTGAACCCAGCTGAGCTACAAACCTGAGTAAAGTTTACTGTGGGCACAAATTCAGGAAGTCAGACATATTCAATTATCTGTTGAATGCCTGGTATGCACAGAAACctggagaaacaaaataaatgaaaagtaattttagggaattccctggagattcagtggttaggactcaggtgctctcactgccaggggcaggggtttgatccctggtcggggaactcccacaagccatgcagcatggccaaaaaaataaataaataaaataaaattacaacagTTTGTCCAACATTTAAAATGTTCCCAGCTCCCAACTTTTTCTACAGGTTCGGAGGTATATTTTAACATACTTGTTTACacaggtgttttatttttttcatctatgttattACCCACTCGAACAAAAAATAGGTAATTCCTATAAAGtccaatttctttgaaaattctaGGGTGTCGTTttagtttaattctttttctctctagcCATAAGATTAACTGTTGGTAAATGCTGAGTAGTGCTTTCATGCTCTACAAGCAAGAAtactaaataggaaaaaaagtaattttttattacCTTATCACCACTTTTCATGAACCAACTTTGTTTTTCAGAAGATAATCAACGGATAACCCTCTAGGTTCAAACTGTTGTACACAGAGACGCTCATTCAAGAATAAATCATATTGTCACGGTTGAAAAGTATTTTTGGACGCCATTTCACACTTGTGAAAGTACATCTTAgacaaaatggaatatttaatACAAATCTGGGACCAGCGAGAGGCGAGCACGCAAAATTTAAGTGGGCGAGACTACTACGACCCTAAGTGTGAGCGCCTCCCTCGCCCCACCCAGGGCCTGGCCCTTCTTTAATAAATGGAATAAGGAGTCCGAAGGGTATGCATCTGGGGTCTGGACGGTCTTTCCAAGCCTTAGATGCAGTTAAGCCAGCCACTCCATCCAACCCACTAGCGGCTGCAAAGTGGGAATTTGTTCAACAGGAATGGCCAAGTCAAATACTGTCATATCAAGTTCCCTTCTGACGTAGCAGGTGTCGCCTCCGGagcaccaaaaacaaaacaaaacaccagccCATCAGCGCCGGGAAATGTCGCGCCCCAACTGGCACTAGGCAACTCGCAAAGGGCCGAAAGTTTGTAGGCAAAAAGGCTTTCCCGGTAACAGAGGAGCTGATGCCTTTCCTTAGGAAACTCAAGGACCCCACGTGTGCGCGCAGCGCATTAACGGTCAACAGCGGAAACTAGGACTCGGCCCCAAACTATAAGAGCTGCGTCCGTCAGCGCGCGCTCCCGGGAAAGGACGTGGCGCCCCCGCCGATCGCCGGTTTCGGGAGACGCGCGCCGCGTCCTCAGGTGGTAGGTGTCCGCCCGCCGCGGGCCGCAGCCACAGTGCGGACTTGACCCTGCAAGGGAGAGGGGACGCCGCCCGTTCCCGCAGGACTCGTGGAGCCGCTGTACAAAGAAACCGGAGACGTCGGCACCACGAGCAGGCAGGCAGATCCCCGAACAGCCGCGTGCTCTAGGACCCCGGcggcggcgcggcgcggcgcggccGGAAGGGGGAAGTTTCAAAGCCGAGAGGTGGCAGCTGGTTGCTGGAGCTACGGCGAGATGAAGTTGCACTGCGAGGTGGAGGTGATCAGTCGGCACTTGCCGGCCTTGGGACTGAGGAACAGGGGCAAGGGCGTCCGCGCGGTGTTGAGCCTCTGTCAGCAGGCGCCCAGGACTGAGCCGCGGCCCCGAGCGGGGGGCGAGCGGGGCGGCCGGCACCACGCCTGCCTGTTCATTTCCACTCTGAAGGACAAGCTCGGGACCCGCTATGAGGTGCGTGAAGCAGGCAGGTCAGGGGTGGCAGCCGGGCGCTCTTGCCCTAAGCGCCCGACTGTTCCCGAGGCTGGACTCCGTCTTAGGGGTTCCTGAGCGCCCGGCCCCCGAACCCCATGACCACCCGGACCCCGGCGTCTCCCTACGGACCCCGAGGAGGAACGATTTTGAGAGTGCACGTCTTATTTTTCTTGCCCATTTCTGCGACTTTGTATTGACAGCCTTGCTGTTTAGTTGCAGATAGCAGCCCCGCCCCTTTAAAGCCTTGGAAATTTCGGCCTGCCGGATTAAACTATAAACGAAGCATCAGTCCAGTTTGGGGGAACTGTAAAGTGACTACTCTTTGGTTCAGTAGATTGTGTTTCTCCACAGGCTTTTCGctagttttgtctgtttgttggtttgttttgtttgttttaaggctTTGTAGGGTGTTTCTAAGGTCATTAGGCCAGATTAGTACAGTAGTGAAGCAGTAATGCTTGGGTTGCatcttgatatttttattaaagttattGGTTactgcatctctctctcttttatttctcctcAAATGTTTGATTTCCTAAGTCTTGATTGGTTAGGTCCAAGACTTTTTCGTATCTACCTAGCAGTAGTAAACCCTCCAGAAGAAGTTGGAAGTTCAAGTAGaattttttgaaatagaatttttaaagtgcAAGTTTTATAAAATCCTTTTACGTTGATTACCAAGCACgttattttgtgaaaatgactggaATACCTTTGTGCCTGCTATAATAAAATTGAGGGGACAATTCATCACCCACCATTGCATCTGACTCTTGACTGGACTTTATACAATTTCTGAGATTATTTCCCTTACAGTGTTTTACTCCTCAGTGAATACTCATAGTTGAGGAAAGGAGTTATTGCTGTTTCATTCAGAGCCACGTAAATGTTTGATGTGAGTAGTTGAAAGTCTAAATAATTCCCCCCTTTCCATGGAATCAATTCGTATAATTTTTCGAATTAAAAGGGCTTTAGAAATCacccaaattttaaaagttagaaaactgTTAGGTGATAAAAGCAAACTCATAACCAGAATTGGGTCTCCCTTTTCTCCCTGTTGTCTTCCCTAAAACCTATCTTTTCATGCCCAGCTTAGGTACTGCCTATTTTCAGAGTCTGTTATGATCTCTCCTTTAAAACGTTTATTGCACTAATAGTCAGTAGCTGACCTAACCAAAATTTTATTGTAAACTGCTAGTTGAAGACTTACTGTGTGCAGGGTGCAGTGCTAGATACTGTGGGAAATAAACCTGATTTAGTCACTGTTTTTCCAAGACCagaaagggagaaacagaaaccACCACTTATAAAGGTGGGCTATGATAAGTGCTGTAATAAAGGTAGAAGCAGAGTAGTATAATATCAAAAATGAGATCAATTCTGATTAAAGGTCTTGAGAAAGTTTTGTAGAAGAGGTGGTGCCACAGGGCTTGGGACATAGTAGGTGTCAAGTAAACATTTATTGGTTGAATTAAGGTGGTTTTGTCCTGGGCCTTGAAGAGTAGGTATTAGTGCTCAGTATGGAAGTATCTCGGGGCTCTTTCTTACAACCCTCTACCCTTCTGTCCTGACTTCAGCTGTCATCCATTTGACTGTGATTTCCAAATATGTTCTTTAGCTAGTCCTCTCCGTTAACTTCCAACTTGAGCCAGCTACCTACTGGAAATCTTCACTTGGATGTGTAGCAGTATTTCAAACTTAAAATATCCCCAGATTAATTTTCCTTGCCATCCCTAACCCTGCTTTTCCGACAGTCTTCTGCAACCCTTTAAGTAGTATTCTGCCCCATCCAGACACCTTAAAGCCTTTCCCTCCCCACATCCAATATATTATTGAATTCTTTCAATTCTACTTCCTAGGTAGCTTTCATATTTTCATACCTCCTTCCATCCCAGCTGTAATCTAAATCACCATTGTCCCTTGCCTCACTAGTTTCTTAAAGGATCTTCCTACTTCTACcgttgtctttttccatcccattctCCCCGTCCCAAAGTTCATTCTTACACTGTAGTTAAAGGAAGCTTTTCCAAATGTAGACCTAATCATGTTCCTATCTTAAAGTCAGTCAGTGGATATCACTGTTCctaggataaaatccaaaattcttAATATGGTTTACAAAATCTTTCACCATCTAATCTCTGTTTACCTCTCTAGGCTCACCTGCCTCTTTTCACTGGATCTTTCAGGTGCACTGAACATCTTTCAGCTCCTCACAGCTACCAAGCTCTCTTACCTTGAAGGCTTTGAACACATTGTTCCATCTTCTTGGTATGCTACCTGCTGTGTCTTCCCCCAGTATCTTCAGTTGCCTAACATCTCTTAATCCTTCATTCTTACCTTTAAGGTCACTTTCACACCCCTTCGCTAATAAGGTCTTACAGCAGCCTGTACTtcccttcttttaatatttgttatgcTTGTAATTAACTTGTTTAGTAACTGTCTCTTATGAGATCGCCAACTTGATTAGTGTAATTACCATGCTGGTCTTACTTACCACTGTTGTCCCAAGCCCCCTGTCatagtacctggtacatagtgGCTTCTCAATAAATAGTTGCTGCATTGAAGTCTGAAGCAGAAGCAACATTagtcattaaaaatttttgagcAGCTGTTATGTGTCAGTCACTTTTCTGGCTCCAGGGAAATAAAGgtgaacaaaggagacaagattCCTGCTTTCACTGAGTTTATATCTTGTGGGAGGCATGCCCACCCCAGACTAATGGGCTGAAGTTAAGAAGGCAAGTAGCTGCTATTGGCAatgggagaaaagaaacattCTCCTCAAACACAGGGGTTTCTGTTTTCGAAGAAGAAAGAGTTACTGGACAGGTAGAAcaattatgtctttttttgtggctgcatcgggtcttcgttgcagtgtgcaggcttctcattgcggtggcttctcttgttgcggagcacgggctttaggtacatgggcttcagtagctgtggctcgcgggctctagagcgcaggctcagtagttgtggcgcacgggcttagttgctctacggcatgtgggatcttccaggaccagggctcaaacccgtgtcccctgcattggcaggcggattcttaaccactgcaccaccaaggaaggcCCAGAACAATTATATCTTACCAGATGCTAGATAAGGAGTGTAAATACCCCAAAAACCACCCAAACAAAAACCTTTAAATCTTAAAACCACAGAACACCCAGACTTAAGAACTAAAGGCCAAACCAAACCTGGCAAAGTGACTGGCACATTCCAGTtgtaataaatattgaataacaGTACCTGGTTTTGTCCTTTTTTCCCATTGGTTTTAAGCAGCTAAAGGAGAACATTGAGCAGTTCTTCACCAAATTTGTGGATGAGGGGAAAGCCACTGTTCGGTTAAAGGAGCCTCCCGTGGATATCTGTCTAAGTAAGGTATGGTATTAAAAACGTTAATGCTTAGATTGGTTGACTGTAAAGAGAATAGAGGCTCTTTTAGGATCCTGATACCCACATAGCTGAACAGAGACAGTCACTTGCTGGTATGTTTGAAGAAGTGATGGCAGTTTCCCTGGCATGCATGTATGGCCTCTAAAACGGCAGAGTCAGTCTCAGAAAAGTTGCCCAGGATGGGAAGGAAAACTGGGTTTGCTTCTGTGCCCAAGATGGCCTCAGGGTGTTCTTAGACAGAACTCTATAAGGCAGGTGGCACAGGTCTACGTTTTGCCAGCTGAATCACAGGTGATGAATCTAAAtttggtgttaaaaaaaaagaatgaaatacaatTAGAAACACTTCAGGGGGTATTTTACTTActataatcactttttaaaatacataaaccatTAGAATAaaaaactgttttcttctttgccttacctcactttttccttttcccccttcccAGAGGGTAGGAGCAGTGATCTGTTCAACCTTGCGGTATCCTTAACCCCAAGGCACGTGCTTTGTAAACATTAAAAGTTTAATAACTGTTTAAGGTATTTGTATTGAATGGAGGTGTTTTGTCCTACCTCCTCCTGTTCTTGtggtttttcattttctcttataTTCAGCCTATCTTTCCACTAACTCCTTCTACCTAAAAACAAGCTGAGAGGTCTTaccaatttaaaaagtagaat
This region includes:
- the LRR1 gene encoding leucine-rich repeat protein 1 isoform X3; this translates as MKLHCEVEVISRHLPALGLRNRGKGVRAVLSLCQQAPRTEPRPRAGGERGGRHHACLFISTLKDKLGTRYELKENIEQFFTKFVDEGKATVRLKEPPVDICLSKDSIWLSYHSFPSLPRFGYCKNVCLWKILSKLFYSRNYYHEPTLCCSHCGLSR